One part of the Humulus lupulus chromosome 9, drHumLupu1.1, whole genome shotgun sequence genome encodes these proteins:
- the LOC133799468 gene encoding LOB domain-containing protein 4-like produces MSSSSSHSPCAACKFLRRKCTLECVFAPYFPPDQPQKFACVHKVYGASNVAKILNELPVAHREEAVVSLAYEAQARLRDPVYGCVGFISVLHNRLKQVQTELNAAKKELAAYIGPQAMMIPSYSLSSMPPMFGIPPNVSIGQQHQQFMIQDPANHHLQHPMFVESAAQAQQQQMRFNNGFDQMGVASVGDIGVGIGGVFNNQMSSSGGGGGGSGSPSPAAAGVMSPTLSLQGSFNNNIFNSQMQPHQTTVLHHNTLDYQLQSQLLLQSQHNSEAEES; encoded by the coding sequence atgtcATCTTCAAGCTCTCATTCACCATGTGCTGCATGCAAGTTTTTAAGAAGGAAATGCACTTTAGAGTGTGTGTTTGCACCATACTTCCCACCTGATCAACCACAAAAGTTCGCCTGCGTCCACAAGGTTTATGGTGCAAGTAACGTGGCCAAGATCCTGAATGAGCTGCCCGTCGCTCACCGCGAAGAGGCTGTGGTCTCCCTAGCCTACGAGGCACAAGCCCGCCTTCGTGATCCAGTCTACGGTTGTGTAGGTTTCATCTCTGTCCTCCACAATCGCCTCAAGCAAGTCCAGACGGAGCTCAATGCTGCCAAGAAAGAGCTCGCCGCCTACATTGGCCCTCAGGCAATGATGATCCCATCCTACAGCCTCTCCTCAATGCCACCCATGTTCGGAATTCCCCCAAATGTTTCTATTGGCCAGCAGCACCAACAGTTCATGATTCAGGATCCAGCCAATCATCATTTGCAACATCCAATGTTTGTTGAGAGTGCTGCTCAGGCGCAGCAACAACAAATGAGGTTCAACAATGGATTTGATCAAATGGGTGTGGCTTCAGTTGGAGACATAGGAGTGGGCATTGGCGGCGTGTTTAATAATCAGATGAGCAGCAgtggtggcggtggtggtggtagtggttctCCTAGTCCTGCTGCTGCTGGTGTTATGTCTCCTACCTTAAGTCTGCAAGGAAgctttaataataatatttttaatagcCAGATGCAACCACACCAAACCACGGTACTACATCACAATACTCTTGACTATCAGCTTCAATCACAGCTTTTGCTCCAATCTCAGCACAACTCAGAAGCCGAGGAGAGTTGA